A window of Brachybacterium fresconis contains these coding sequences:
- a CDS encoding FMN-binding glutamate synthase family protein, translating into MSSLRTSRPGPKLAATAIGTVGVAALGVRDLLQRRHSILRIYPVLGHARWAAEAIRPEIQQYFIESNTDGRPFDRDARTMIYRRAKGLGSDDAYGTQNDITSAGYDHILHASSPLEPMKTPPRVRLGGPDCTQPYDTSMLNISSMSFGSLSANAVMAMNYGAKEGGFAQETGEGGLSKYHLKYGADIIWEFGSGYFGCRTSEGHFDPDEYARKANKPEVKGTLIKLSQGAKPGVGGVLPAAKITPEIAAARDVAQGEDCVSPAAHTAFSTPVQMMHFIARLRELSGGKPVGFKLCVGDRAEVLSMCKAMLETGITPDWISVDGAEGGTGAAPLELEDHVGTPLSEGLMTIQNALVGTGLRERIAIGCSGKIAGGNDIVRRVALGADFCNAARPMMMATGCIQAQRCNTNTCPSGVATQDHRRSRAVVVEDKGPRVMRFQQETVQSALQLLASMGLESFDDLGPDHVLRRIDPARVVTYGELYTWLDEGELLNGASDSAWAHDWELADAHRFQGARPSHQRHRKHRRDTDASDGSSDGR; encoded by the coding sequence ATGAGCTCCCTCCGCACCTCTCGTCCCGGCCCGAAGCTGGCGGCCACCGCGATCGGGACAGTCGGGGTCGCGGCGCTCGGCGTCCGTGATCTCCTGCAGCGCCGGCACTCCATCCTGCGGATCTACCCCGTGCTGGGCCACGCCCGCTGGGCGGCCGAAGCGATCCGTCCCGAGATCCAGCAGTACTTCATCGAGTCCAACACCGACGGGCGCCCCTTCGACCGGGACGCCCGCACGATGATCTACCGGCGCGCCAAGGGCCTCGGCTCGGACGATGCGTACGGCACGCAGAACGACATCACGAGCGCGGGGTACGACCACATCCTCCATGCCTCGAGCCCGCTCGAGCCGATGAAGACACCGCCTCGGGTGCGCCTGGGCGGGCCCGACTGCACCCAGCCGTACGACACCTCGATGCTCAACATCTCCTCGATGAGTTTCGGGTCCCTGTCCGCGAACGCCGTGATGGCGATGAACTACGGTGCCAAGGAGGGTGGATTCGCGCAGGAGACCGGAGAGGGCGGCCTGTCCAAATATCACCTGAAGTACGGCGCCGACATCATCTGGGAATTCGGATCGGGCTACTTCGGCTGCCGCACCTCCGAGGGACACTTCGACCCCGACGAGTACGCCCGGAAGGCGAACAAGCCTGAGGTCAAAGGAACTCTGATCAAACTCAGCCAGGGTGCCAAGCCCGGGGTGGGCGGCGTGCTCCCGGCAGCCAAGATCACACCCGAGATCGCCGCGGCACGCGACGTCGCACAGGGCGAGGACTGCGTCAGCCCTGCGGCCCACACCGCGTTCTCCACCCCTGTTCAGATGATGCATTTCATCGCCCGGCTGCGCGAGCTGTCCGGTGGCAAGCCGGTCGGATTCAAGCTCTGCGTCGGCGACCGCGCGGAGGTCCTGTCCATGTGCAAGGCCATGCTGGAGACCGGCATTACTCCTGACTGGATCTCGGTCGACGGTGCCGAGGGAGGCACCGGCGCAGCACCGCTCGAACTCGAGGATCACGTGGGAACACCGCTGTCGGAAGGGCTGATGACCATTCAGAACGCGCTGGTCGGCACAGGTCTGAGAGAACGGATCGCGATCGGATGCTCGGGGAAGATCGCAGGCGGCAATGACATCGTCCGGAGAGTCGCCCTCGGCGCGGATTTCTGCAACGCGGCCCGTCCGATGATGATGGCCACCGGGTGCATCCAGGCCCAGCGGTGCAACACGAATACCTGCCCCAGCGGGGTGGCGACGCAGGACCACCGTCGCAGCCGTGCCGTCGTCGTCGAGGACAAGGGCCCGCGGGTGATGCGTTTCCAGCAGGAGACGGTGCAGTCGGCCCTGCAGCTGCTGGCCTCGATGGGTCTCGAATCGTTCGACGATCTCGGTCCGGATCATGTGCTGCGACGCATCGACCCGGCCCGGGTCGTGACCTACGGGGAGCTCTACACCTGGCTGGACGAGGGCGAACTGCTCAACGGCGCGTCGGACTCGGCGTGGGCGCACGATTGGGAGCTCGCCGACGCCCATCGCTTCCAGGGCGCGCGGCCGTCCCACCAGCGCCACCGCAAGCATCGTCGCGACACGGACGCCTCGGACGGATCCTCCGACGGCCGGTGA
- a CDS encoding DinB family protein: protein MTADRRPEFPAPTAPAASRDDVLLRYLDYFRAVLVSKLDGIADSELRSSRLPSGWTPLQLLSHVIHVERRWLEWGFEGRDVADPWGDERDGAWYVGPDHSVSDLLGALSAQADRTRTIVDAHALEEKGRPGPRWDGAEPATLERVLLHLVQEYARHVGHLDIIRELIDGRTGEE from the coding sequence ATGACCGCCGACCGCAGACCAGAGTTTCCCGCCCCGACTGCCCCTGCGGCCTCGCGCGACGACGTCCTGCTCCGCTACCTGGACTACTTCCGCGCGGTCCTGGTCTCCAAGCTGGACGGAATCGCCGACTCCGAGCTCCGCTCCAGCCGCCTGCCCAGCGGGTGGACGCCGCTCCAGCTCCTCTCCCACGTGATCCATGTCGAACGACGCTGGCTGGAATGGGGCTTCGAAGGGCGCGACGTGGCCGATCCGTGGGGCGATGAGCGCGACGGGGCCTGGTACGTCGGTCCCGATCATTCGGTATCCGACCTCCTGGGAGCGCTGAGCGCGCAGGCGGATCGCACCCGGACCATCGTCGACGCGCATGCCCTGGAGGAGAAAGGACGACCCGGACCGCGGTGGGACGGTGCCGAACCGGCGACCCTCGAGCGCGTGCTCCTGCATCTCGTGCAGGAGTACGCGCGGCACGTCGGCCACCTCGACATCATCCGTGAACTCATCGACGGTCGGACCGGCGAGGAGTAG